A single genomic interval of Pyrus communis chromosome 7, drPyrComm1.1, whole genome shotgun sequence harbors:
- the LOC137739794 gene encoding uncharacterized protein yields the protein MAALKLLLSSARRHCLSNPHSRLHPSPFLSYHRSLSSESDPNPNQNPPQPPRRQPVPVEPVSYTLKPKEQSLPDPDATPQAAPTLPPPPQSPGDSPNSSSQDTRATWTREEARFIRDVPSICPVSYPVKVAPLPEDRVAEESGGGEGGAEKDVDGVKDLEREKRRIEADGRMRRRLFRVPEEEVVVPFPALIKVEKKESKSILEVMDAIRQVKANAQCKFDETVEAHVQLGIDAKRNAVRGNMTLPHGSGKVVRVAFFAEGSDAEEARAAGADIVGGVELVEEIASSHKLNVDKCFATNEMIMRLAKIARILRERGLMPDRKLGTVTNDITGALQNVRQGHIEYRMDRTSIVHVGLGKVSFTGEYLQENIGAFMSSLLLAKPTGLKKSSKYAGYINSFHICSTMGPGFPVSIQSLSKAADHYNKVHLKA from the exons ATGGCCGCCCTGAAGCTCCTCCTCTCCTCCGCTCGCCGTCACTGCCTCTCAAACCCTCACTCCCGTCTCCACCCATCTCCATTTCTAAGCTACCACAGATCCCTAAGCTCCGAATCCGACCCAAACCCGAATCAGAACCCTCCGCAGCCTCCTAGACGCCAACCCGTGCCGGTCGAACCCGTTTCTTACACTCTCAAACCCAAAGAGCAATCCCTACCCGATCCAGATGCGACTCCCCAAGCAGCACCAACATTACCGCCGCCTCCACAAAGCCCCGGTGACTCGCCCAACTCATCGAGTCAGGACACTCGCGCCACCTGGACCCGTGAAGAGGCGCGTTTCATCAGGGACGTTCCATCTATATGTCCGGTATCGTACCCGGTGAAAGTTGCTCCCTTACCGGAAGATAGGGTCGCGGAGGAGAGCGGAGGTGGCGAAGGCGGAGCTGAAAAGGATGTGGATGGCGTGAAGGActtggagagagagaagaggaggaTCGAGGCCGATGGTCGGATGAGGAGGAGGCTTTTTAGGGTTCCtgaggaggaggtggtggttcCTTTTCCCGCGTTGATTAAGGTTGAGAAGAAGGAGAGCAAATCTATTCTCGAGGTCATGGACGCAATTCGCCAAGTCAAG GCTAATGCCCAGTGCAAATTTGATGAAACTGTTGAAGCTCATGTACAATTGGGTATTGATGCGAAGCGAAAT GCGGTTCGTGGTAACATGACTTTGCCGCATGGTAGTGGGAAG GTTGTCAGGGTTGCTTTCTTTGCTGAAGGCTCAGATGCAGAAGAAGCTAGAGCTGCAGGAGCAGATATTGTTGGCGGTGTTGAACTGGTTGAGGAAATTGCAA GCAGTCATAAGCTCAATGTTGACAAGTGTTTTGCTACAAATGAAATGATTATGCGCCTGGCAAAG ATTGCAAGAATTCTTAGAGAGCGTGGTTTGATGCCTGACCGTAAA CTAGGTACTGTCACCAATGACATTACTGGAGCACTGCAGAACGTAAGACAAGGTCATATTGAGTATAGAATGGACAGAACATCAATTGTACATGTGGGACTTGGAAAG gtGAGCTTCACGGGGGAGTATCTGCAAGAGAACATTGGTGCATTTATGAGTTCTCTTTTGCTGGCAAAGCCTACAGGTTTAAAAAAGT CTTCCAAATATGCGGGGTATATTAACTCGTTCCATATATGTAGCACG ATGGGTCCAGGATTCCCGGTTTCAATACAGTCATTGTCCAAAGCTGCAGATCACTACAATAAAGTGCACCTCAAGGCTTAA
- the LOC137740021 gene encoding sec1 family domain-containing protein MIP3, with product MAVVDVTKSCLDSISQISDHIEGSVLYLDAGCTQSFQYTGAFPLLLNHGVRAVCSLENISSLDTVVDWNANSHPVTKVVVITSRLLSDAHRYILRCLSTHQAVDCCTVFTSVSEIAHSAYPDSPLGPDAFHEYESLLVQDYEELVKKDKKNSRRTEGSNLKDISQHETSLSARDFIEDKSVADTEDVGKKLVVSVHHFPMILCPFSPRVFVLPSEGSVGDAYLSVKHEDALSPGLPPLSTGLLSDGDDIPAGATLTANFLYHLAAKMDLKMEIFSLGDLSKTVGKIMTDMSSLYDVGRRKRSAGLLLIDRTLDLLTPCCHGDSLVDCMFSSLPRREKTTSSAHLKSSQNQLKHGPSNLERASLDVQIPLALVLREEDNNTDNFRLLESIEAFLCGWDSGNSASQVLDLMNLKNKVHNEKSLEFENELLSGSFVSTESFRGTPYMEAILDRRTKDGAVLVKKWLQEALRRENITVNVKSRPGFVTKSELQLMVKALAKTQSSLLRNKGIIQLAAAALVALDESNSARWEAFMSAERILSVVSAGDTTQSLSAQIDDLINKTALMGLHGQKNKKSEASKGLLSFQDALLLMISGYILAGENFPTSGSDGPFSWQEEKLLKDSIVEAILENPSIAKLKFLHGLMEELETNLSKETSSDQIDIDDFDDDQWGKWGDEEVDNKNNSKEQVYSDMQLKLELRDRVDNLFKFLHKLSSLKSRNIPLKDGSLSSENNFSGDPYASRGLLYKLLTRVLAKNDIPGLEYHSSTVGQLFKSGFRRFGLGQAKPSLADQNIILVFVIGGINSVEVREAQEALSESGRPDIELVLGGTTLLTPDDMLDLLLGKSSYF from the exons ATATCGGACCACATTGAAGGTTCTGTTCTTTACTTAGATGCTGGATGTACACAGAGCTTCCAGTACACGGGAGCGTTTCCCCTGTTACTGAACCATGGAGTACGTGCTGTATGTAGTTTGGAAAACATTTCTTCTCTTGATACG GTGGTTGATTGGAATGCAAATTCTCATCCTGTAACGAAAGTTGTGGTGATCACTTCTCGTCTACTAAGTGATGCACATCGATATATTTTACGTTGTCTTAGCACACATCAAGCTGTAGATTGTTGTACTGTGTTCACATCTGTTTCAGAG ATAGCTCATTCAGCGTATCCTGATTCACCTCTGGGACCAGATGCATTTCATGAATATGAGTCCTTGCTTGTCCAAGATTATGAGGAGCTTGTTAAGAAAGATAAGAAAAATTCCAGACGGACAGAAGGCAGCAACTTAAAGGACATATCTCAACATGAAACTAGTTTAAGTGCAAGGGATTTCATTGAAGACAAGTCAGTAGCTGATACAGAAGATGTAGGGAAAAAACTGGTTGTTTCTGTGCATCACTTCCCCATGATTTTGTGCCCCTTTTCACCAAGAGTATTTGTTTTACCTTCAGAGGGATCAGTTGGTGATGCATACCTATCAGTTAAACATGAGGATGCTCTTAGTCCAGGGTTGCCCCCCTTAAGTACTGGATTGCTTTCTGATGGTGACGATATTCCTGCCGGGGCAACGCTTACAGCAAATTTTCTTTATCATCTTGCTGCAAAG ATGGACTTGAAGATGGAAATATTTTCACTTGGTGATCTCTCAAAAACTGTGGGGAAAATTATGACAGACATGTCAAGTCTTTATGATGTAGGTCGCCGTAAACGATCTGCAGGGCTATTACTCATTGATCGTACACTGGATCTTCTTACTCCATGCTGTCATGGAGATTCACTTGTTGATTGTATGTTTTCATCCCTGCCCCGCAGGGAAAAAACAACATCCTCCGCCCACCTAAAAAGCTCACAAAACCAACTCAAGCATGGCCCTTCTAACCTGGAACGTGCTTCTCTTGATGTTCAAATACCACTTGCCCTAGTTCTACGTGAAGAAGATAACAACACAGATAACTTTAGGCTTTTAGAAAGCATTGAAGCTTTTCTGTGCGGGTGGGATTCTGGGAACTCTGCCTCTCAGGttttggatttgatgaaccTAAAGAACAAAGTTCATAATGAGAAGTCACTTGAGTTCGAGAATGAGCTTCTTAGTGGGTCTTTTGTTTCTACAGAAAGTTTTCGTGGAACACCATACATGGAAGCTATACTAGACAGGAGAACGAAAGATGGAGCCGTACTGGTGAAGAAGTGGCTTCAAGAAGCTCTTCGTCGGGAAAATATAACTGTGAATGTCAAATCGCGTCCTGGTTTTGTTACAAAGTCAGAGTTGCAACTTATGGTAAAAGCCCTAGCTAAAACGCAGTCATCTTTACTGAGAAATAAGGGAATTATTCAATTAGCAGCAGCTGCTCTGGTTGCCCTTGACGAATCTAATTCGGCCAGATGGGAAGCATTTATGAGTGCAGAGAGAATATTGAGTGTTGTAAGTGCTGGAGACACAACCCAGAGTCTTTCTGCTCAAATTGATGATCTTATCAATAAGACGGCTCTGATGGGATTGCATGGACAGAAGAACAAGAAGTCGGAGGCCTCAAAAGGACTACTTTCTTTTCAGGATGCTTTGCTCCTTATGATTTCTGGATATATATTAGCAGGTGAGAATTTTCCGACATCTGGGTCTGATGGCCCTTTTTCTTGGCAAGAGGAGAAATTGTTGAAGGATTCTATTGTTGAAGCAATTCTTGAAAACCCATCAATAGCAAAACTCAAGTTTCTTCATGGTCTAATGGAAGAGCTCGAGACCAACTTAAGCAAAGAAACGTCTTCAGATCAAATAGACATCGATGATTTTGATGACGATCAGTGGGGTAAATGGGGTGATGAAGAAGTTGATAATAAAAATAACAGTAAAGAGCAAGTGTATAGTGACATGCAGCTGAAGTTGGAGCTGCGTGATAGGGTGGATAATCTTTTCAAATTCCTTCACAAGCTATCTAGTTTGAAGAGTAGGAACATACCATTGAAGGACGGGTCATTGTCTTCAGAAAATAATTTCAGCGGAGATCCATATGCAAGCAGAGGACTGCTATATAAGCTTCTAACAAGGGTTTTGGCGAAGAACGACATACCTGGTCTGGAGTATCACTCGTCTACTGTGGGACAACTTTTTAAAAGTGGTTTCAGAAGATTTGGCCTTGGGCAG GCGAAACCAAGTTTAGCCGACCAAAATATCATCCTGGTTTTTGTCATTGGAGGAATCAATAGTGTCGAG GTTCGTGAAGCTCAAGAGGCATTATCCGAGAGTGGAAGGCCGGATATTGAATTGGTTCTTGGAGGAACAACTCTCCTTACTCCTGACGACATGCTCGACTTACTACTGGGCAAGTCTAGTTACTTCTGA